The following proteins are co-located in the Candidatus Izemoplasma sp. genome:
- a CDS encoding transporter substrate-binding domain-containing protein: MKKIILGLLLLLTLNLASCETKQNTITVLTSSGYEPYEMIDTDGNLTGFDIDLMNALADELAIEIEWKDVAFEGIIASLQSGQAEIAIAGISPTEDRKENIDFSEIYYNSDVGLTNFLVFKSDQAIESLNDLSGLVVGAQLGTVQATLLESIHEEYNFIVDLRNTNTQIVEEIKADRIDVLVVEKVISDSILASNNELKAVGFESHLDDYSGNAIAFSKGSPYVEQFNSALQTLRDNGTLDELINKWFNT; the protein is encoded by the coding sequence AAATCTCGCAAGTTGTGAGACTAAACAAAATACAATTACTGTATTAACCTCAAGCGGATATGAACCTTATGAAATGATAGATACTGATGGTAATCTAACTGGGTTTGATATTGATTTAATGAATGCATTGGCTGATGAATTAGCAATTGAAATTGAATGGAAAGATGTGGCTTTTGAAGGGATTATTGCGAGTTTACAATCAGGCCAAGCAGAAATAGCGATTGCAGGTATTAGCCCAACAGAAGACCGTAAAGAAAACATTGATTTTAGCGAAATATACTATAATAGTGACGTTGGCCTGACAAACTTTTTAGTGTTTAAAAGTGATCAAGCCATAGAATCCTTAAACGATTTAAGTGGTCTTGTTGTGGGTGCACAACTTGGGACTGTACAAGCTACTTTACTAGAATCAATCCATGAAGAATATAACTTTATAGTTGACTTAAGAAACACTAATACCCAAATAGTCGAAGAAATTAAAGCGGATAGAATTGATGTTTTAGTTGTTGAGAAAGTTATATCAGACTCAATTTTAGCATCAAATAATGAACTTAAAGCTGTTGGTTTTGAAAGTCATTTAGATGACTACTCAGGAAATGCGATTGCTTTTAGTAAAGGAAGTCCTTATGTTGAACAATTCAATTCAGCCTTACAGACATTAAGAGATAATGGGACGTTAGATGAACTAATAAATAAATGGTTTAACACATAA